The sequence CGGCAAAATTACCAAAAATCAGTCTTGAAAAACCAATGCGAATTATTGGTAAAAATACCATAGAAAGTATGAGAAGTGGTATTTATTTTGGTTATATTGAAATGGTAGAAGGCATTATTGAAAGATTAAAGCTTGAGATGCNNNNNNNNNNGATGCAAAACCCCACTGTTATATTTACAGGAGGAGATGCCCAATTTTTCATAAAAGAAATAAAGCATGTTGATTATTTTGAACCAAACTTAACATTTTACGGGCTCTGGAGTATATACCACAAAAATGTATGAAATTTGCGTATATGGTGCTGGAAGCTGGGGTACTGCTATTGCTAATTTGCTTGCAAAGAAAAATTTAAACGTATGTTTGTGTGCGCGAGATGAAAAACTTGTTGAAACAATGCAGGTTAGCTACCAAAACGACAAGTATTTAAAAGGTGTACATCTATCTCAAAATTTAGTTTTTGATACACCAAAAAACTCATCTATTGGCATTTTTGCTGTACCGGTTAAGTACCTGCGAGGATTTATAAAACAATTTTCTATAAAAGTTGATTTGGCATTAAGTTTAAGCAAAGGTATTGAAGAAAAAACCTTTCTAACGCCTTCTGGTATATTGATTGAAACATTAGGTATTACAAAAGAACAATTTGCTGTATTATCTGGACCTAATTTTGCACTTGAGGTTGCATTAGAGTTGCCTACAGCATCCGTTGTAGCTTCATGTAATAAAAAATTAGCTAAAAAGTTTCAAAATATTTTTAATACGATGTATTTTAGAGTTTATACATCATCGGATTATATTGGCATAGAGTATTTAGGTGCGCTTAAAAATATTCTGGCAATTGCTTGTGGTATTAGTGATGGATTAAATTTAGGACAAAATGCCAGAGCTGCTTTAATTACTCGTGGTGTTGCAGAAATTACAAGAATTTTTAAATTTTTTGGTGGTAAAAATAAGACAATGCTTGGTCTTGCAGGGATTGGCGATATAATTTTAACAACAACGGGCAACTTAAGCCGAAACCGTATGCTTGGCTTAAAATTAGCCCAGGGTTTGCCTATCGATAAAATTTTAAGTCAGCTAAAAGGTATTCCTGAAGGTTACAATACAGTAATAGCTGTATTTGAGTTTTCTAAAAAGTATTCTATAGAGACACCTATAATAAATGAGATTTACAATATTATAGTAAAAAATAAAGATCCTTTTGAATCAATAACTACACTGATGAGCAGACCAATTAAGTCAGAATAAAAGTTATTCTAAAAAAATTTCTGTTAATAAACCATGTTCTTTGAATTAATTTAATCTTTTTTCTT is a genomic window of Desulfurella sp. containing:
- a CDS encoding NAD(P)H-dependent glycerol-3-phosphate dehydrogenase, which codes for MYEICVYGAGSWGTAIANLLAKKNLNVCLCARDEKLVETMQVSYQNDKYLKGVHLSQNLVFDTPKNSSIGIFAVPVKYLRGFIKQFSIKVDLALSLSKGIEEKTFLTPSGILIETLGITKEQFAVLSGPNFALEVALELPTASVVASCNKKLAKKFQNIFNTMYFRVYTSSDYIGIEYLGALKNILAIACGISDGLNLGQNARAALITRGVAEITRIFKFFGGKNKTMLGLAGIGDIILTTTGNLSRNRMLGLKLAQGLPIDKILSQLKGIPEGYNTVIAVFEFSKKYSIETPIINEIYNIIVKNKDPFESITTLMSRPIKSE